The following proteins are co-located in the Trichormus variabilis 0441 genome:
- a CDS encoding alkaline phosphatase D family protein: MELINRNFLATHCKRRNFLLGAGLITGLVVASQWHPVMAQTRFSGYPFSLGVASGDSLPDSVVLWTRLAPDPVNGGGMSPVNVPVQWQIARDENMTQVVQKGTVLATPELAHSVHVDVRGLEPDRWYWYQFKVGNEVSPKGRTRTAASPHSSIQKFNFAFASCQDWQNGFYTAYKHMAEEDLDLVVHLGDYIYEYGPRSGAPRQHIGPEIVTLSDYRNRYALYRTDVNLQAAHANFPWIFTWDDHEVDNNYANFIPEDNQSRQAFERRRANAYQAYYEHMPLRLSSLPKQSSMLLYRRLTFGDLAEFNVLDTRQYRTDQPCNDGLKPLCNAALDAAATMTGARQEGWLLRGLDKSKARWNIIAQQTMLGQFDFDARPDSQVFNVDQWDGYVAARNRLLSFFAQRRPSNPVVITGDIHSSWVHDLKADFNNPLSATVGTEFVGTSITSSFPTNSIAPVRAALSNNPHTKFFDGAYRGYVRCQLTRERWQTDYRVVSSILEENASISTLASFVVENGQPGAKTA, encoded by the coding sequence ATGGAATTAATAAATCGCAACTTCCTTGCAACCCATTGCAAACGCAGGAATTTTTTACTGGGTGCAGGACTAATCACAGGGTTAGTAGTAGCCAGTCAATGGCATCCTGTGATGGCGCAAACAAGATTTTCTGGCTATCCATTTAGTCTAGGTGTTGCCTCTGGAGATTCCTTACCTGATAGCGTGGTGTTATGGACAAGACTAGCACCAGATCCAGTCAACGGCGGTGGTATGTCACCAGTGAATGTTCCTGTGCAGTGGCAAATCGCACGGGATGAAAATATGACACAGGTTGTACAAAAAGGAACAGTCTTAGCAACACCCGAACTAGCTCACTCAGTACACGTTGATGTCCGTGGGCTAGAGCCTGATCGTTGGTACTGGTATCAATTCAAAGTAGGTAATGAAGTCAGCCCCAAAGGACGTACACGTACAGCCGCATCACCTCATAGCTCTATTCAAAAATTTAATTTCGCCTTTGCTTCTTGCCAAGATTGGCAGAATGGCTTTTACACAGCCTACAAACACATGGCTGAAGAAGACCTTGACTTAGTTGTGCATCTAGGTGACTACATCTATGAGTATGGGCCTCGCTCTGGTGCGCCACGTCAGCATATCGGCCCAGAAATCGTTACTCTTAGCGATTACCGAAACCGCTATGCTTTGTATAGAACTGACGTAAATTTACAAGCAGCTCATGCTAACTTCCCTTGGATTTTTACTTGGGATGACCATGAAGTAGATAACAACTATGCCAACTTCATTCCCGAAGATAACCAGAGTCGGCAAGCATTTGAGCGCCGACGAGCCAATGCTTACCAAGCTTACTATGAGCATATGCCATTGCGCCTATCCTCCTTGCCCAAGCAATCTAGTATGCTGCTATATCGACGGTTAACTTTTGGGGATTTAGCTGAGTTCAATGTCTTAGATACTCGCCAATACCGGACTGACCAACCTTGTAATGATGGACTCAAGCCACTGTGTAACGCAGCTTTAGACGCAGCCGCCACCATGACAGGTGCAAGACAAGAAGGTTGGTTACTCAGAGGACTAGACAAATCAAAAGCACGCTGGAATATAATTGCTCAACAAACAATGCTTGGTCAATTTGATTTTGATGCTCGTCCCGATTCCCAAGTCTTCAACGTTGACCAATGGGATGGTTATGTCGCGGCTCGTAATCGCCTCTTGAGTTTTTTCGCACAGCGTAGACCCTCAAACCCAGTAGTAATTACTGGAGATATCCATTCCAGTTGGGTACATGATTTAAAAGCTGACTTTAATAATCCACTGTCAGCAACCGTAGGGACTGAGTTTGTGGGTACTTCCATTACTTCTAGCTTTCCTACAAATTCCATTGCACCAGTTAGAGCAGCTTTGAGCAACAACCCCCATACAAAATTCTTCGATGGTGCTTATCGCGGTTATGTTCGTTGCCAACTAACTAGAGAACGTTGGCAAACTGATTACCGTGTGGTGTCCAGCATCCTTGAAGAGAATGCTTCTATTAGCACCCTCGCTTCCTTTGTGGTAGAAAACGGGCAGCCAGGTGCAAAAACAGCGTGA